A stretch of Imperialibacter roseus DNA encodes these proteins:
- a CDS encoding Ig-like domain-containing protein produces the protein MKKYYLIPLLVLSYYVATAQLSPEFILEKGKAVAIQFTYNGDLKRLSVALQNNPRPIFGQFLTEGDKTIFRAAIPFAEGQEYVIKEGEKLLSQFRFEGDNEPPPIVLAVYPSSNTVPANQLKMYVKFDQPMRADGVYEHIYVADENGRRLPVAILPLQPALWNADNTMLTLWFDPGKIKRDLQPNQMHGTPLQPGKRYSLIVEGAFSSQKGDQLGQQFSRPFSTGDDDRVKPDLEKWKLVAPSAGSNDALTVQFGEPMDFGSLDGKFSVKTESGDGQIVDGVFEITAGETGLTFKPAKSWLAGSYVLVVDPTIEDLAGNNLQRLFDEDTTVENPDLAKQDWHLKFIIR, from the coding sequence TTGAAGAAATATTACTTAATACCCCTGCTGGTTTTAAGTTACTATGTGGCTACTGCTCAACTTTCTCCTGAGTTTATTTTGGAAAAAGGAAAGGCAGTAGCCATTCAGTTTACTTACAATGGCGACCTAAAAAGACTTTCAGTTGCCCTCCAGAATAACCCAAGGCCTATTTTTGGGCAATTTCTAACAGAAGGGGACAAAACTATTTTCAGAGCGGCTATTCCTTTTGCCGAAGGGCAGGAATATGTAATTAAGGAGGGGGAGAAGTTGCTTTCCCAATTTCGTTTTGAGGGCGACAACGAGCCACCCCCCATTGTACTGGCCGTTTACCCAAGCTCAAATACTGTTCCCGCCAATCAGCTAAAGATGTATGTCAAATTTGATCAGCCCATGAGGGCAGATGGCGTCTACGAACATATTTACGTGGCAGACGAAAATGGACGGAGGCTGCCTGTTGCGATACTGCCATTGCAGCCAGCCTTGTGGAACGCTGATAATACCATGCTGACTCTGTGGTTTGATCCGGGGAAAATCAAACGGGATTTGCAACCCAATCAAATGCACGGCACTCCACTACAACCCGGCAAGCGATACTCATTAATAGTCGAAGGAGCCTTTAGTAGCCAAAAAGGAGATCAGCTGGGTCAGCAGTTTAGCCGTCCCTTTTCCACCGGTGATGATGACAGGGTGAAGCCCGACCTTGAGAAATGGAAGCTGGTGGCCCCATCTGCTGGCAGCAACGATGCACTAACTGTTCAATTCGGCGAGCCGATGGACTTTGGCTCATTGGATGGGAAATTTAGTGTGAAGACGGAAAGTGGCGACGGGCAAATAGTTGATGGCGTTTTTGAAATCACAGCTGGCGAAACCGGACTGACTTTTAAGCCAGCTAAGTCCTGGTTGGCAGGTTCCTATGTGCTGGTTGTTGACCCAACCATTGAGGATCTTGCCGGCAATAACCTCCAACGACTTTTTGATGAAGATACAACTGTTGAGAACCCGGATCTGGCGAAGCAGGATTGGCATCTAAAATTCATCATCAGGTAA
- a CDS encoding PorP/SprF family type IX secretion system membrane protein, translating to MKRILLSVGIVFSLNAASSQTLPFKDFYFASPMLINPAMAGDRIDPTFTLISNIPTSGIYGAPASVSFSYDQQLKKINSGIGAVVSRENQGVHTEWRHTLMYNYRWKFSGSNELALGGSIFNVDLESDWDKLNSSGVDPYLTGQSRLNYFNFDVGASYSFFKGTNVGLSLISYPRIYRENFFFDMYKVRDQRRVVAFLEQDLTLNKWLKLRPSVLYTLPGELPAILNLNATAYISKWAFVGAQYSNNNSLNNTSNVFAGLCYNDAIQIGVKVFKKQTQMLAYGYRSAAFMLQVSPKRKDESKD from the coding sequence ATGAAAAGGATTTTACTATCTGTAGGGATCGTTTTTTCCCTCAACGCAGCTTCATCCCAAACGCTCCCATTTAAAGATTTTTATTTTGCATCCCCGATGTTGATTAATCCGGCGATGGCGGGTGATCGCATCGATCCGACCTTCACGTTGATTTCAAATATTCCAACCAGTGGTATTTATGGGGCACCAGCTAGTGTATCGTTTTCGTACGACCAACAATTGAAGAAAATCAATAGTGGAATAGGCGCTGTTGTTAGCAGGGAAAACCAAGGGGTGCATACTGAATGGAGGCATACACTGATGTACAACTATAGATGGAAATTTTCTGGCAGCAATGAACTGGCGTTAGGCGGTTCGATTTTCAACGTTGACCTGGAGAGCGATTGGGACAAGTTGAATAGTTCAGGGGTTGACCCTTATCTAACTGGACAGTCAAGGTTGAATTACTTTAATTTTGACGTTGGCGCCAGCTACTCTTTTTTCAAGGGTACAAATGTAGGGCTAAGCTTAATCAGCTACCCCCGTATTTATCGGGAGAATTTTTTCTTCGATATGTATAAGGTAAGGGATCAAAGAAGAGTAGTTGCGTTTTTGGAGCAAGATTTGACACTGAACAAATGGTTAAAGTTGAGACCATCGGTACTTTATACTCTTCCTGGAGAACTTCCAGCGATTTTGAACCTGAATGCAACGGCCTACATTAGCAAATGGGCGTTTGTTGGGGCGCAGTATTCGAACAATAATAGTCTCAATAACACATCCAATGTTTTTGCAGGATTATGCTACAATGATGCCATACAAATTGGTGTGAAGGTATTCAAAAAGCAAACTCAAATGCTTGCATATGGATACCGCTCGGCTGCGTTCATGCTGCAGGTAAGCCCGAAAAGGAAGGACGAGAGTAAAGATTGA
- a CDS encoding DUF2911 domain-containing protein, with protein MRKKILIGVGVFVMVIGVALIYLNYRNRTLSPSGSAELSNGGVNVSLTYSRPSVRNRVVFGTKEEGALQPYGVYWRLGANESTEVTFDADILFNGQPLKKGTYKVYAVPGADSFEIIVNTELGEWGYSEADHKLDVLTTTVPVVKDGSVTEQHTITLSPADGGVDINVAFEKVKFTIPIKAN; from the coding sequence ATGCGAAAGAAAATACTAATTGGAGTTGGCGTGTTCGTCATGGTCATAGGCGTGGCATTAATTTATTTAAACTACCGAAACAGAACACTTAGCCCTTCTGGCAGTGCTGAACTATCCAACGGTGGGGTGAACGTTTCTTTGACTTACAGCCGCCCATCTGTCCGCAATAGAGTTGTATTTGGAACTAAGGAAGAAGGAGCGCTGCAACCTTATGGTGTTTACTGGAGGCTGGGGGCGAATGAATCGACAGAGGTAACATTTGATGCCGACATATTGTTCAATGGACAGCCTCTAAAAAAGGGAACCTATAAGGTTTATGCTGTCCCTGGAGCAGACAGCTTTGAGATCATTGTCAATACCGAATTGGGAGAATGGGGCTATTCTGAAGCTGATCATAAACTAGATGTTCTTACCACAACGGTGCCGGTGGTGAAGGATGGAAGTGTCACGGAACAACATACAATCACACTATCTCCGGCTGATGGCGGCGTTGATATCAACGTGGCCTTTGAAAAAGTAAAGTTCACCATTCCTATAAAGGCTAACTAA
- a CDS encoding acyltransferase family protein: MKRFEALDIFRGMTICLMIIVNTPGDGASTFSLLLHADWHGFTPTDLVFPSFLFAVGNALAFVMPKWQDWEFKDVFLKVLKRSAVIFLLGFIMYWFPFFRQDASGAWSFIPFSDTRILGVLQRIAICYFAGALMIHFFSTKALYWVSGGLLLGYWAIMSWFGDLSMLGNAGQTLDLLILGDGHMYHGEGVAFEPEGILSTLPSIVNVIGGYLLGLYVKEGISYEKLAKVMLYGAYILLVAYLWNFIFPFNKKLWTSSFVVLTIGLDFIIIGIIIYLTEFSAKPYKFSFFQTFGKNPLFIYLLSEYLAITMYVVKIGDRSLFRVAYESLFSWLPPYINSLAFAVAFMMICWAAGKWLEKRNIYIKV; this comes from the coding sequence ATGAAAAGATTTGAAGCATTGGATATTTTTCGTGGGATGACGATTTGTCTCATGATCATTGTGAACACGCCCGGCGATGGCGCCTCTACTTTCTCTTTGTTGCTTCACGCCGACTGGCATGGGTTCACCCCCACCGACCTTGTTTTTCCTTCCTTCCTTTTTGCAGTGGGCAATGCCCTGGCTTTTGTAATGCCTAAATGGCAAGACTGGGAGTTTAAAGACGTTTTTCTGAAGGTTCTAAAGCGATCCGCCGTCATCTTCCTTCTGGGCTTTATCATGTACTGGTTTCCTTTCTTCAGGCAGGATGCGTCCGGTGCATGGTCGTTTATACCGTTTTCAGACACCAGAATACTTGGTGTGCTGCAACGGATTGCCATTTGCTACTTCGCCGGTGCGTTGATGATCCATTTCTTCTCCACCAAAGCGCTGTACTGGGTGTCCGGAGGGCTTTTGCTTGGCTACTGGGCAATTATGTCGTGGTTTGGTGACCTCTCCATGCTGGGCAATGCTGGACAAACGCTGGATCTCCTGATTTTAGGTGACGGGCACATGTACCACGGCGAGGGTGTCGCTTTTGAACCAGAAGGAATACTTAGTACACTGCCTTCTATTGTCAATGTGATTGGCGGCTATCTGCTGGGGCTGTACGTTAAGGAAGGTATCAGCTACGAAAAACTGGCCAAGGTCATGCTGTATGGTGCCTACATATTGTTGGTCGCCTACTTGTGGAACTTCATCTTCCCTTTCAACAAAAAGCTTTGGACGAGCTCTTTTGTCGTCCTTACTATTGGATTGGACTTCATCATTATTGGCATTATTATCTACCTGACGGAGTTTTCTGCCAAGCCATATAAATTCAGCTTTTTCCAGACCTTCGGAAAGAACCCTCTTTTCATTTATTTGCTTTCCGAATACCTGGCCATCACGATGTATGTGGTCAAAATAGGAGACAGGAGTCTTTTCCGTGTGGCTTATGAGAGCCTTTTCAGTTGGTTGCCCCCCTACATCAACTCGCTGGCCTTCGCCGTTGCGTTTATGATGATTTGCTGGGCTGCCGGCAAATGGCTTGAGAAAAGAAACATTTACATCAAGGTGTAA
- the serA gene encoding phosphoglycerate dehydrogenase: protein MEERKFFVIDFDSTFTKVEALDVLCEVSLDGRPEKEEVLQKIKDITDLGMEGSIDFRESLKRRLDLLQAHKNHLPPLIERLNKLITKSVKRNKDFFETYSDNIFIISNGFKEFIVPIVTPHGVKAENVFANEFRFDDKGNIIGFDEDNILSKSNGKPALIKSLNLDGEVYVIGDGYTDYEIKAAGFAKKFYAFTENVSRKKVTDKADHITPSFDEFLYMNKMNTTLSYPKNRIKVLLLENIHPRAIEILKEEGYQVEVHAAGLDEDELIERIKDVSILGIRSKTQVTKKVLESAQRLISIGAFCIGTNQIDLETAEKKGVAVFNAPFSNTRSVVELAIGEMILLIRNLPDKIAKMHDGVWNKSANNSFEIRGKNLGIIGYGNIGSQLSVLAESMGMKVHFFDVEEKLALGNATKCNTLDELLAVSDILSLHVDGRKTNKNIIGAAEFKKMKDGVIFMNLSRGHIVDIKALKDAIVSKKVSGCSVDVFPHEPISNNEEFISELRGLPNTILTPHIGGSTLEAQENIATYVPNKMIEYVNTGSTSGSVNFPNVTLPLLKEAHRLLHIHENIPGIMAKINQVFAKHEINVVGQYLKTNELTGYVIADINKKYDKEVLTDLKAIEGTIRFRVLY from the coding sequence ATGGAAGAAAGGAAATTCTTCGTCATTGATTTTGACAGCACCTTTACAAAAGTTGAAGCCCTGGACGTGTTATGTGAGGTATCTTTAGACGGAAGGCCGGAAAAAGAAGAAGTACTTCAAAAAATCAAGGACATCACAGATTTAGGGATGGAAGGCAGCATCGATTTCAGAGAATCACTGAAACGCAGGCTCGATCTTCTGCAAGCACATAAAAATCACTTGCCACCCCTCATCGAACGCCTGAACAAACTCATCACTAAGTCTGTAAAGCGTAACAAAGACTTTTTTGAGACCTATAGCGACAATATTTTCATCATCAGCAATGGCTTCAAAGAGTTCATCGTCCCTATTGTGACTCCCCATGGGGTAAAGGCTGAAAACGTATTTGCCAATGAGTTCCGTTTTGACGACAAAGGAAACATCATCGGCTTCGACGAAGACAATATCTTATCGAAAAGTAACGGAAAGCCAGCCTTGATTAAGTCTCTGAACCTTGATGGCGAGGTATATGTTATCGGCGATGGATATACCGACTATGAAATAAAAGCGGCAGGCTTTGCCAAGAAATTCTATGCCTTCACCGAAAATGTATCAAGGAAAAAAGTAACTGATAAAGCAGACCATATAACACCATCCTTCGACGAATTTTTGTACATGAACAAGATGAACACCACCCTTTCTTACCCTAAGAATCGAATCAAAGTGCTTTTGCTGGAGAACATCCATCCGAGAGCCATAGAAATACTCAAAGAAGAAGGCTATCAGGTAGAGGTTCACGCAGCCGGCCTCGATGAAGATGAGCTCATCGAGCGCATCAAAGATGTTTCTATTCTTGGTATCAGGTCAAAAACCCAGGTGACTAAAAAGGTACTTGAAAGTGCTCAACGGCTTATTTCCATTGGCGCCTTTTGCATTGGCACCAACCAGATCGACCTGGAAACAGCGGAAAAGAAAGGCGTTGCAGTATTCAATGCACCATTTAGCAATACACGTTCGGTAGTGGAGCTGGCCATTGGTGAAATGATCCTTTTGATCCGCAACCTGCCTGACAAAATTGCCAAAATGCATGACGGCGTATGGAACAAGTCGGCCAACAATAGCTTCGAAATCCGTGGCAAAAACCTGGGCATTATCGGTTACGGAAATATAGGCTCCCAGCTTTCTGTTTTAGCTGAATCGATGGGCATGAAAGTGCATTTCTTTGATGTGGAAGAAAAGCTGGCACTGGGTAATGCGACCAAGTGCAATACTTTGGACGAACTGCTGGCGGTTTCAGACATACTTAGCCTTCATGTGGATGGCAGAAAAACCAACAAGAACATCATTGGCGCCGCTGAGTTCAAGAAAATGAAAGATGGCGTGATCTTCATGAACCTGAGCCGTGGCCATATCGTTGATATCAAAGCACTGAAAGATGCCATTGTATCGAAAAAAGTGAGTGGCTGCTCGGTGGATGTATTCCCCCACGAGCCTATCAGCAACAACGAAGAGTTTATCAGTGAGTTGAGAGGGCTGCCCAACACCATCCTCACTCCTCACATTGGCGGTAGCACGCTGGAGGCACAGGAAAACATTGCCACCTACGTACCCAATAAAATGATCGAGTATGTGAACACGGGCTCTACCAGCGGCAGTGTGAACTTCCCGAATGTGACATTACCACTGCTCAAAGAGGCTCACAGGCTTCTGCATATTCATGAGAACATACCTGGCATTATGGCCAAAATCAATCAGGTGTTTGCCAAGCATGAAATCAACGTGGTTGGACAGTACCTGAAAACCAACGAATTGACAGGCTATGTCATAGCCGACATCAACAAAAAGTACGACAAAGAAGTGCTAACCGACCTGAAAGCTATTGAGGGGACGATCAGGTTCAGGGTTTTGTATTAA
- a CDS encoding DUF2214 family protein translates to MTGYILVKYLHYLGILAVFSSLVGEHLLLEDRLSRKAIQRLSIVDAVYGIGALLVMGAGFTLWFGVGKPADFYSNGWIIYAKLILFGIVGAISLIPTFYFLKERKGDPEEVIDIPKKMKMILRIELTLVLIIPLLGAMMAMGVGAN, encoded by the coding sequence ATGACTGGCTATATTTTGGTTAAGTACCTTCACTACCTGGGTATTCTGGCTGTATTCAGCAGTTTGGTAGGGGAGCACCTGCTCCTGGAAGACAGGCTTTCCCGCAAAGCTATCCAGAGGCTCTCCATTGTCGATGCCGTGTATGGAATCGGCGCCCTGCTCGTAATGGGCGCTGGCTTTACCTTGTGGTTTGGAGTGGGCAAGCCTGCCGACTTCTACAGCAACGGATGGATTATTTATGCCAAGCTCATTCTTTTTGGTATTGTAGGAGCTATTTCTCTGATTCCCACTTTTTACTTTCTGAAAGAAAGGAAGGGCGATCCAGAAGAAGTGATTGACATTCCAAAGAAGATGAAAATGATTCTTCGCATCGAGCTGACTCTTGTATTGATCATTCCGTTGCTCGGGGCTATGATGGCGATGGGAGTAGGGGCAAACTGA
- a CDS encoding transglycosylase domain-containing protein produces the protein MGSIRTRKLVYGLLTLSFILFASPFFVWWGVKAGLFGAIPDSTEIQSIRNNQASEIYFSNGDLLGKYYLYDRTSVDYNYLPTHVVNALIATEDARFFEHHGIDYKSLLRVFFKTIVLQDNSAGGGSTITQQLAKNLFPRQDFGLLSIPVNKFREMAIAEQLEEIYSKNEIIALYLNTVPFGDHVFGVESASRRFYNASVNDLTIDQAAVLIGMLKGNYAYNPRVFPERSLSRRNVVLSQMNKYGYLTELELHAYQDLPIQLDYTKMTLHEGPAPYFREQMRMQLLEWCKSHFKADGSPYNLYTDGLKIYTTLDAGMQQAAELAMQKHMAALQTAFEKEWGSNAPWLKNKELIEHAVKQTPVYLSLRKKGLTEKEIADSLHKERMMELFEWAGNQEVKASVYDSVQHYLKFLQAGFVAMDPKTGAVRAWVGGINHQYFEYDHVNVNTKRQVGSTFKPFVFASALEKGVKPCDYFSSKQITYENMENWAPENAEAETHNFYTMKGALTHSVNTVSVKVLEETGIASTVKLARNLNISSTLPEVPSLALGTADISTIELAGAYAAFLNHGIPVAPQMLLRVEDGEGNVLEEFVADEQQAAMSENTSKIMLDMMQAVINDGTGKRLHFRYNLPNALAGKTGTTQSNRDGWFVGMLPNLVTVTWVGANNPKIYFKSTILGQGASSALPIFAFFLEKLNNDSHYNVITRERFAALSDDLLYLVDCEPYKEKEGFIKGLLTRKEQEVRDFGEEKKKGFLSKIKSIFKKKEN, from the coding sequence ATGGGATCTATTCGAACGAGGAAGCTGGTTTACGGCTTGCTCACCTTGTCATTTATATTGTTTGCATCTCCATTCTTTGTCTGGTGGGGAGTGAAGGCGGGACTGTTCGGAGCTATTCCTGACTCGACGGAAATTCAGAGCATAAGAAACAACCAGGCGTCTGAAATCTATTTCTCCAACGGCGACCTTCTTGGCAAATACTACCTTTACGATAGAACATCGGTTGATTACAACTACCTTCCAACTCACGTGGTCAATGCGCTGATTGCTACAGAGGATGCCCGGTTTTTCGAACACCATGGCATTGACTACAAAAGTCTTTTGCGGGTGTTTTTCAAAACCATCGTTTTGCAGGACAACAGTGCGGGTGGCGGCAGTACCATTACCCAACAGCTAGCCAAAAACCTTTTTCCACGGCAGGATTTCGGACTTCTGAGCATCCCGGTTAACAAATTCAGGGAAATGGCCATTGCCGAACAACTGGAGGAAATCTATAGCAAGAATGAAATCATAGCGCTGTACCTCAACACTGTTCCTTTCGGCGATCATGTATTTGGTGTGGAAAGTGCTTCGAGGCGGTTCTACAATGCGTCGGTGAATGACTTAACGATAGACCAGGCTGCTGTGCTGATTGGCATGTTGAAAGGCAACTACGCTTACAACCCCCGGGTGTTTCCTGAGAGATCGCTGAGCAGAAGGAATGTGGTCTTATCGCAGATGAATAAGTACGGCTATCTGACCGAATTGGAGCTTCATGCCTACCAGGATTTGCCGATACAGCTGGACTATACCAAAATGACCCTGCATGAAGGGCCTGCACCGTATTTCAGAGAGCAGATGCGGATGCAATTGCTGGAATGGTGCAAAAGTCATTTCAAAGCCGACGGATCACCCTACAATTTGTATACCGATGGCCTGAAAATATACACCACGCTGGATGCCGGTATGCAGCAAGCAGCGGAGCTTGCTATGCAAAAGCATATGGCAGCGCTGCAAACCGCTTTCGAAAAAGAGTGGGGGAGTAACGCTCCATGGCTAAAGAACAAAGAGCTGATAGAGCATGCAGTTAAGCAAACGCCGGTTTATCTGTCTCTCCGGAAAAAGGGACTGACAGAAAAGGAGATTGCCGACTCATTACATAAGGAAAGGATGATGGAGCTTTTTGAATGGGCTGGAAATCAAGAGGTAAAGGCAAGTGTGTACGACAGCGTGCAGCATTACCTCAAATTTTTACAGGCCGGTTTCGTGGCGATGGATCCGAAAACCGGGGCTGTGAGGGCCTGGGTTGGTGGTATTAACCATCAGTACTTTGAATATGACCATGTAAACGTTAACACTAAAAGGCAAGTGGGGTCTACATTCAAGCCCTTCGTTTTTGCCAGCGCTCTCGAGAAGGGAGTGAAACCATGCGACTACTTTTCTTCGAAGCAAATTACTTACGAAAACATGGAGAACTGGGCTCCCGAAAATGCCGAAGCGGAGACCCATAACTTCTATACCATGAAAGGGGCTTTGACGCACTCCGTCAATACCGTGTCGGTGAAAGTGTTGGAAGAAACAGGTATAGCCTCGACGGTAAAGTTGGCCAGGAACCTTAATATCTCGAGCACATTGCCGGAAGTGCCCTCACTGGCACTTGGCACAGCAGACATTTCGACAATAGAGCTGGCCGGGGCTTATGCAGCTTTCCTCAATCATGGGATACCTGTTGCACCTCAAATGTTGCTAAGAGTGGAGGATGGCGAAGGGAATGTATTGGAAGAGTTTGTTGCCGACGAGCAGCAAGCGGCCATGAGCGAAAACACCAGCAAAATTATGCTCGACATGATGCAGGCAGTGATAAACGACGGAACTGGCAAGCGACTTCATTTCAGGTACAACCTCCCCAACGCTTTGGCAGGCAAAACCGGCACTACTCAGTCAAACCGGGACGGGTGGTTCGTGGGAATGCTGCCAAATTTGGTTACTGTTACCTGGGTTGGCGCAAATAATCCTAAAATTTATTTTAAAAGTACTATATTAGGGCAGGGAGCTTCATCAGCTTTACCTATATTTGCATTCTTCCTGGAAAAACTCAACAACGACAGTCATTACAATGTCATTACTCGAGAGAGATTTGCCGCTCTTTCGGATGATTTGTTATATTTAGTTGACTGCGAGCCGTATAAAGAGAAGGAAGGTTTTATCAAAGGCCTGCTTACCAGAAAGGAACAGGAAGTAAGGGACTTTGGAGAGGAGAAAAAGAAAGGCTTTTTATCGAAAATTAAGAGCATTTTTAAGAAGAAGGAAAATTAG
- a CDS encoding Cbp1 family collagen-binding glycoprotein adhesin has translation MKNYRLILFVAVPIILAGCNKEKVENLTTENVTLKGENDKLEERLNSYLETFNEIESNLAEIKEREEKIGLATSKEVENSSSAEKAIVADIKAINALLAANKTRIAELQQNLQGSSVKMKEFNKLVNNLQARVEEKNVEVNELKVTLVALNTSNKELLDNVAVLSMKVDTLNGVKLENETIISEQNDLLATQQEQLNTGYVATGTYKKLKEEQVVTKEGGILGLGKVEKLNADFNNDSFERIDITATSEILLAGKKVDIVTNHPGDSYKVREDETGDFSTLVITNPEEFWKSSKYLVAVVN, from the coding sequence ATGAAAAATTACAGATTGATATTGTTTGTGGCCGTGCCGATAATTTTGGCTGGCTGTAATAAGGAAAAGGTGGAGAATTTGACGACTGAGAATGTAACGCTTAAGGGCGAGAATGACAAGCTGGAAGAGAGGCTCAATAGCTACCTTGAGACTTTCAATGAGATTGAAAGTAACCTGGCGGAGATAAAGGAGCGTGAAGAGAAAATAGGGCTTGCCACGTCCAAAGAAGTGGAAAATTCGTCCTCAGCTGAGAAGGCTATTGTAGCCGACATAAAAGCAATTAATGCGCTTTTGGCGGCCAACAAGACCCGAATTGCTGAATTGCAGCAAAACCTGCAGGGCTCATCCGTTAAGATGAAAGAGTTTAATAAGTTGGTGAACAACCTTCAGGCCAGGGTAGAAGAAAAAAACGTGGAGGTGAACGAGTTGAAGGTTACGTTGGTGGCTTTGAATACATCGAATAAAGAGCTCCTGGACAATGTGGCAGTACTCTCCATGAAAGTGGACACCCTTAATGGGGTTAAACTGGAAAATGAGACCATAATAAGTGAGCAAAATGACTTACTGGCTACTCAGCAGGAGCAGCTAAACACTGGCTATGTAGCAACAGGCACCTACAAGAAGCTGAAGGAGGAGCAGGTCGTTACCAAAGAAGGGGGAATTCTAGGATTGGGTAAGGTAGAGAAGCTAAACGCTGATTTTAACAATGATTCATTTGAACGCATCGACATCACCGCAACAAGTGAAATACTACTTGCTGGGAAAAAAGTGGACATTGTCACAAATCACCCTGGCGACTCTTACAAAGTAAGAGAAGACGAGACTGGTGACTTTTCTACGCTGGTAATAACCAATCCCGAAGAATTTTGGAAATCTTCAAAGTACCTGGTGGCGGTGGTTAATTGA